A stretch of Bacteroidota bacterium DNA encodes these proteins:
- a CDS encoding STAS/SEC14 domain-containing protein produces the protein MDIEEVNVINSIRIGPFTVSLRTDGLVHVHATGEEIDLAGYKKLVEEMAKMTSWKKVPVLCTADEFFIPNEDVRKYLTKPESNPYSLATALVVSSISQKLVGNFFMTVMKPTRRIRIFTRKDDAIKWLRNYL, from the coding sequence ATGGATATTGAAGAGGTGAATGTAATTAATAGTATCAGGATTGGGCCTTTTACTGTTTCATTGAGAACCGATGGTTTGGTTCACGTCCATGCAACGGGAGAGGAAATAGATCTGGCCGGGTATAAAAAACTGGTGGAAGAGATGGCTAAAATGACTTCGTGGAAAAAAGTACCCGTTTTATGTACTGCGGATGAATTTTTTATTCCAAATGAAGATGTCAGAAAATATCTCACTAAACCGGAATCAAATCCATACAGTTTGGCAACAGCGCTGGTTGTTTCTTCTATTTCTCAAAAGCTGGTTGGCAATTTTTTTATGACGGTTATGAAACCAACTCGCCGGATCAGGATATTTACCCGCAAGGATGATGCAATAAAGTGGCTCAGGAATTATTTGTAG